One Mycobacterium kubicae genomic window carries:
- a CDS encoding alpha/beta fold hydrolase — MAEFESVWSDLQGVAFTQGYLDAEGVRTRYLRAGDPGRPVLVLLHGSGGHAEAYVRNLAAHAEHFWTWSIDMLGHGYTDKPGHPLEIPHYVEHLMAVVRSIGAEKIKLSGESLGGWVAARAAVDHPDVIDRLVLNTAGGSQADPAVMKRIIELSMAAAENPSWDTVQARIKWLMADKSKDYDDLVASRQRIYRQPGFVGAMRDIMALQDPEIRARNLLGPNEYGAVTAPTLVLWTSDDPTADVPEGRRIASMIPGARFEVMTGCGHWPQYEDPKTFNQLHIDFLLGR; from the coding sequence GTGGCCGAGTTCGAGAGCGTGTGGAGCGATCTGCAAGGCGTCGCCTTCACCCAGGGCTACCTCGACGCCGAGGGAGTGCGGACCCGATATCTACGGGCCGGTGATCCCGGCCGGCCGGTGCTGGTGCTGTTGCACGGATCCGGCGGCCACGCCGAAGCCTATGTCCGCAATCTGGCCGCGCACGCCGAACATTTCTGGACCTGGTCGATCGACATGTTGGGCCACGGTTACACCGACAAGCCGGGTCACCCGCTCGAAATCCCGCACTATGTGGAGCATTTGATGGCCGTCGTGCGCAGTATCGGGGCGGAGAAGATCAAGCTGAGTGGTGAGTCGCTCGGTGGCTGGGTGGCCGCGCGGGCGGCCGTCGACCACCCCGATGTCATCGACCGACTGGTCCTCAACACCGCGGGCGGGTCGCAGGCCGATCCGGCGGTGATGAAACGAATCATCGAATTGTCCATGGCGGCTGCGGAAAATCCGTCTTGGGACACCGTGCAGGCGCGCATCAAGTGGTTGATGGCCGACAAGTCGAAGGACTACGACGATCTGGTCGCCAGCCGCCAGCGGATCTACCGCCAACCCGGATTCGTCGGCGCGATGCGCGACATCATGGCGCTGCAGGACCCCGAGATACGCGCCCGAAACTTGTTGGGGCCAAACGAATACGGCGCCGTCACTGCGCCGACACTGGTGCTGTGGACCAGTGACGATCCCACGGCCGACGTGCCGGAGGGCCGCCGGATCGCGTCGATGATTCCCGGTGCCCGGTTCGAGGTCATGACCGGTTGTGGTCACTGGCCGCAGTACGAGGACCCCAAGACGTTCAATCAATTGCACATCGACTTCTTGCTGGGGCGTTGA
- a CDS encoding IclR family transcriptional regulator: MTGSGTGSQTLARGLTALQLVAASPRGLTMQEVADQVGVHRTIAYRLLATLTQFRLVSKGEDGRYRPAAALAVLGASFDHNVRQLSLPTLRTLADTLGTTVSLLVAEGDEQVAVAVIVPTQVAYQLAFHEGSRYPLDRGAAGIALLASMPPRPGERDLVAVARERGWVTTHGEIEPNTYGLAVPVPRPAPSPPTCINLISHREDVVLRGRDAVVTAAKQLSAVLS, translated from the coding sequence GTGACGGGTTCCGGGACGGGCTCACAGACGCTGGCCAGAGGACTGACTGCGTTGCAATTGGTAGCCGCGTCCCCCCGCGGCCTGACCATGCAAGAGGTCGCCGACCAGGTCGGAGTGCACCGCACCATCGCCTACCGGCTGCTCGCGACGTTGACTCAGTTCCGCCTGGTGTCCAAAGGCGAAGACGGGCGCTATCGACCGGCTGCGGCGCTGGCCGTGCTGGGCGCGTCGTTCGACCACAATGTGCGGCAGTTGAGCCTGCCGACGCTGCGCACCTTGGCCGACACCCTGGGCACCACGGTTTCGCTGCTCGTTGCCGAAGGCGACGAGCAGGTGGCCGTTGCAGTCATCGTGCCCACTCAGGTCGCTTACCAGCTCGCCTTCCATGAGGGCAGCCGATATCCCTTGGACCGGGGTGCGGCCGGGATCGCCTTGCTGGCGAGCATGCCCCCGCGGCCTGGGGAACGGGACCTGGTGGCCGTCGCCCGTGAGCGGGGCTGGGTCACCACCCACGGCGAGATCGAGCCCAATACGTACGGATTGGCGGTGCCGGTACCTCGACCCGCCCCGTCACCGCCCACCTGCATCAACCTCATCTCGCACCGAGAAGACGTGGTGCTGCGCGGCAGGGACGCGGTGGTCACCGCCGCCAAGCAACTTTCCGCGGTGCTGAGCTGA
- a CDS encoding FAD-dependent oxidoreductase — translation MSWDQEYDVVVLGSGGAGLTAALTAAVSGASVQVFERASTVGGTTAVSGGIVWIPAHDRSAERNLPVDDALRYLRAQSFGSMDDDLVETFVRTGPVMLDFVETHSGLRFEIAEGFPDYQPELPGGQPAGGRSLSAAPFDLSQLGDWAGRITSFPADWSNVGFDAETRARLHADAARAGELCVAGTALIAGLLKGLLDVGVTPCTGARATGLIVESGRVTGVRITRAGEHSSVRARRGVVLATGGFEWDPSLVQSFLRGPMHGAVSPPNNTGDGLRMAMAQGADLANMGEAWWVPIVQIPDDTIDGRQRSRSVRLERTRPRSIMVNRAGRRFVNEACDYNSMAGAFHYLDPRGGYVNDCGWIVFDSIHFQRYGFLGVNPGEPVPQWFCESTDLAELAAKTGIDPDGLRRTIEQFNRNVAAGADPDFGRGSSAYDGYWGDDRATTVAGKTLGPIDTAPFYAVPVRVGAMGTKGGPRTDHDGRVLHVRGEPIPGLFAAGNTMAGVTGRAYGGAGGTIGPAMVFGYRAGYAAATGSSVKVSA, via the coding sequence ATGTCTTGGGATCAGGAGTACGACGTCGTGGTGCTGGGCAGCGGCGGTGCGGGCCTGACCGCCGCACTGACCGCGGCGGTGTCCGGCGCTTCGGTGCAGGTGTTCGAGCGTGCGTCGACGGTCGGTGGCACCACTGCGGTCTCCGGTGGCATCGTGTGGATCCCCGCTCACGACCGGTCGGCCGAGCGGAACCTGCCGGTGGACGATGCGCTGAGATATCTGCGCGCGCAGTCTTTCGGTTCCATGGATGACGACTTGGTCGAGACGTTCGTGCGTACCGGCCCGGTGATGCTCGACTTCGTGGAAACCCACAGCGGACTGCGCTTTGAGATCGCCGAAGGTTTCCCCGACTATCAGCCAGAGCTGCCCGGGGGGCAGCCGGCGGGTGGCCGCTCGTTGAGCGCTGCCCCGTTCGACCTGAGCCAGCTCGGCGACTGGGCCGGCCGCATCACCTCGTTTCCCGCCGATTGGTCCAACGTCGGTTTCGACGCCGAAACCCGGGCGCGCCTGCACGCCGACGCCGCGCGCGCCGGTGAGCTGTGCGTGGCCGGCACGGCACTGATCGCCGGCCTGCTGAAGGGGTTGCTCGACGTCGGTGTGACGCCGTGCACCGGCGCCCGCGCCACCGGTTTGATCGTTGAGTCCGGGCGGGTCACCGGGGTGCGCATCACCCGCGCCGGGGAGCACAGCAGCGTGCGCGCCCGCCGCGGCGTCGTCCTGGCCACCGGCGGCTTCGAGTGGGATCCGTCCCTGGTGCAGTCCTTTCTGCGCGGGCCGATGCACGGCGCGGTGTCCCCGCCGAACAACACCGGCGACGGATTGCGCATGGCGATGGCCCAGGGTGCCGATCTGGCCAACATGGGCGAGGCCTGGTGGGTGCCGATCGTGCAGATCCCCGACGACACCATCGACGGCCGGCAGCGCAGCCGCAGTGTGCGGCTGGAACGGACCCGCCCGCGCAGCATCATGGTCAACCGCGCCGGCCGCCGGTTCGTCAACGAGGCCTGCGATTACAACTCGATGGCGGGCGCTTTTCACTATCTCGACCCGCGCGGCGGTTACGTCAACGATTGCGGCTGGATCGTGTTCGACTCAATTCATTTCCAGCGCTACGGGTTCTTGGGTGTCAACCCCGGGGAGCCGGTGCCGCAGTGGTTCTGCGAGTCGACCGACCTGGCCGAACTGGCCGCCAAAACCGGTATCGACCCCGACGGGCTGCGGCGCACGATCGAGCAGTTTAACCGCAACGTCGCTGCGGGTGCCGATCCCGACTTCGGACGCGGGTCAAGTGCGTACGACGGTTACTGGGGAGACGACCGCGCGACCACGGTGGCCGGGAAGACGCTGGGTCCCATCGACACCGCCCCCTTTTACGCGGTGCCGGTGCGGGTGGGCGCAATGGGCACCAAGGGCGGTCCGCGCACCGATCACGACGGCCGTGTTCTGCATGTGCGCGGTGAACCCATCCCGGGGCTGTTCGCCGCGGGCAACACGATGGCGGGCGTCACCGGCCGTGCCTATGGTGGTGCGGGCGGAACAATCGGGCCCGCAATGGTTTTCGGGTACCGCGCCGGTTACGCCGCGGCTACCGGCTCGTCGGTCAAGGTCAGCGCTTGA
- a CDS encoding sensor histidine kinase — translation MLTSDAELDRVRRVHQLRSYRIASVLRVGVAVLMAAAMMIGTRRSEWPQQMVLIVLYGVTALCALLLAFSPLRQKLGLGPVAAMRRYEPFAFTAIDVVALTGFQLLSTDGIYPLLIMTLLPVLVGLDVSTRRAAVVLAFTLVGFAVAVIQDPVMVRAIGWPEAVFRFLLYAFLCGTALVVVRIEERHARSVAGLSALREELLAQTMTASEDLQRRISESIHDGPLQDVLAARQELIELDTSCPGDERVGRALAGLQGASERLRQATFELHPAVLEQVGLGPAVQQLAGFTEKRSGIKVTTDIDYPTRNEVDSIMFGVIRELLSNVVHHSRATTASVALGITDETCIVDVADDGVGITGDTMARRLEEGHIGLASHRARVEAAGGRFVFLDVPAGTHVCVELPLKR, via the coding sequence GTGTTGACCAGCGACGCGGAACTGGATCGAGTCCGTCGGGTGCACCAGTTGCGTTCCTACCGCATCGCTTCGGTGTTGCGCGTCGGCGTCGCGGTGCTCATGGCGGCGGCCATGATGATCGGCACGCGGCGCTCCGAATGGCCGCAGCAAATGGTGCTCATTGTGCTTTACGGCGTCACGGCGTTATGCGCGCTGTTATTGGCCTTTTCGCCGTTGCGGCAAAAACTGGGACTGGGTCCGGTCGCGGCCATGCGTCGCTACGAACCTTTCGCCTTCACCGCCATCGACGTGGTGGCGCTGACCGGCTTTCAGTTGCTGTCCACCGACGGCATCTATCCGCTGCTCATCATGACCCTGTTGCCGGTGCTGGTGGGGCTGGACGTGTCGACGCGCCGGGCCGCGGTGGTGTTGGCCTTCACCCTGGTCGGCTTCGCCGTCGCGGTGATCCAAGACCCGGTCATGGTGCGGGCGATCGGCTGGCCGGAAGCCGTCTTCCGGTTCCTGCTCTATGCGTTCCTGTGCGGTACGGCGTTGGTGGTGGTGCGGATCGAAGAGCGGCATGCCCGCTCGGTCGCCGGCCTGAGCGCGCTGCGCGAAGAGCTGCTGGCGCAGACCATGACGGCCTCGGAGGATCTGCAGCGCCGCATTTCGGAGTCCATTCATGACGGCCCATTGCAAGACGTGCTGGCCGCGCGTCAAGAGCTCATCGAGTTGGATACGTCCTGCCCGGGCGACGAACGGGTGGGCCGCGCACTGGCCGGGCTGCAGGGAGCTTCGGAACGGTTGCGGCAGGCCACATTCGAGCTGCACCCGGCGGTTCTCGAGCAGGTCGGGCTGGGGCCCGCGGTGCAGCAATTGGCTGGATTCACCGAGAAACGGTCCGGGATCAAGGTGACCACCGACATCGATTATCCGACTCGCAACGAAGTCGACTCCATCATGTTCGGCGTGATTCGGGAATTGCTCTCCAACGTGGTCCACCACTCCCGGGCCACCACCGCGTCGGTCGCCCTCGGGATCACCGATGAAACGTGCATCGTGGATGTGGCCGACGACGGTGTCGGCATCACCGGTGACACCATGGCCCGCCGGTTAGAGGAAGGACACATCGGGTTGGCGTCCCATCGAGCCCGCGTCGAGGCGGCCGGCGGCAGATTTGTCTTCCTCGACGTGCCTGCGGGCACCCACGTGTGTGTGGAATTGCCGCTCAAGCGCTGA
- the narL gene encoding two-component system response regulator NarL translates to MTTPEKVRVVVGDDHPLFREGVVRALSLSGSVNVVGEADDGAAALELIKAHSPDVALLDYRMPRMDGAQVAAAVRNCDLPTRVLLISAHDESAIVYQALQQGAAGFLLKDSTRTEIVKAVLDCAKGRDVVAPSLVGGLAGEIRQRAAPSAPVLSAREREVLNRIARGQSIPAIAAELFVAPSTVKTHVQRLYEKLGVSDRAAAVAESMRQGLLD, encoded by the coding sequence ATGACTACGCCCGAGAAAGTGCGTGTAGTAGTCGGCGATGATCATCCGCTATTTCGTGAGGGCGTTGTTCGGGCCCTTTCACTGAGCGGCTCGGTGAATGTCGTCGGCGAGGCCGATGACGGCGCGGCGGCTCTCGAGTTGATCAAGGCTCACTCACCGGACGTGGCTTTGCTGGACTACCGAATGCCCCGAATGGACGGTGCTCAGGTAGCGGCTGCCGTGCGCAACTGCGACCTGCCGACGCGGGTGTTGTTGATTTCCGCGCACGACGAATCGGCGATCGTGTACCAGGCGCTGCAGCAGGGCGCCGCCGGTTTCCTGCTGAAAGATTCGACCAGAACCGAGATCGTCAAGGCGGTGCTGGACTGCGCCAAGGGACGTGATGTGGTGGCGCCCTCTTTGGTGGGCGGGCTGGCCGGAGAGATCCGCCAGCGCGCGGCGCCTAGCGCCCCGGTCCTCAGCGCCCGAGAGCGCGAGGTGCTCAATCGTATTGCCCGCGGACAGTCGATCCCGGCGATCGCCGCGGAACTGTTCGTGGCGCCCTCGACCGTCAAGACGCACGTGCAACGGCTATACGAGAAGCTCGGCGTCAGTGACCGCGCCGCCGCGGTCGCCGAGTCGATGCGCCAAGGGTTGCTCGACTAG
- a CDS encoding cytochrome P450 produces MTVYSEPSVFDADLPTLTYGIAETPAEVYPRIQQAREQAPLALGPLGPEVLGYELARAMLRDPRFVIPPGIHLTAHGVTSGPLWDRVIRSILCMEGDEHRRLRGLVSQAFTPRSTARLHDTIAAVVNEIVERVTDKGRCDIVRDIARPYPIPIICALFGAPREDWERFSAWAEDIFKIVSFDVDLTKEQDVVLRAWDEFDSYIDDMIRQRRSRLTDDLLSELIRAEDHGDRLNVGEVRMLAFSILTAGTDTTRNQLAASMYIMCEHPQQWALLRDNPDLAMRAVEESMRHSPAVCSTLRTVTNDVTLGDYTFPAGTFILVNTFAANRDPAIYPDPGRFDITRDDPPAILSFGGGAHYCLGANLARLELADALAILARRMPDARRVGPAPWKPMLGMSGPTSLPIQFTAGR; encoded by the coding sequence ATGACCGTCTATTCCGAACCGAGCGTCTTCGACGCCGACCTCCCCACACTGACCTATGGCATCGCTGAAACACCGGCGGAGGTCTACCCCCGAATACAACAGGCCCGGGAACAGGCACCGCTTGCTCTGGGGCCGTTGGGGCCAGAGGTGCTCGGCTACGAACTGGCCCGGGCGATGCTTCGCGACCCTCGATTTGTGATCCCGCCAGGGATCCACCTGACAGCTCACGGCGTGACCTCGGGTCCGTTGTGGGACAGGGTGATTCGCAGCATTCTGTGCATGGAAGGAGATGAGCACCGTCGGCTGCGCGGATTGGTGTCCCAAGCTTTCACGCCGCGATCGACCGCGCGACTTCATGACACGATTGCCGCGGTCGTCAATGAAATCGTCGAGCGTGTCACCGACAAAGGGCGGTGCGACATTGTGCGTGATATCGCCCGGCCCTATCCGATTCCGATCATCTGCGCGCTTTTCGGTGCACCCCGCGAAGACTGGGAGCGGTTCTCGGCTTGGGCTGAAGACATCTTCAAGATCGTCAGCTTCGATGTCGATCTCACCAAGGAACAGGACGTCGTTCTGCGGGCGTGGGACGAGTTCGACAGCTACATCGATGACATGATCCGGCAACGGCGCAGCCGACTGACCGACGACTTGCTCTCTGAGCTCATTCGGGCCGAGGACCATGGCGACCGGCTGAACGTGGGGGAAGTGCGCATGCTGGCCTTCAGCATTCTGACGGCCGGCACGGACACCACTCGCAACCAACTGGCCGCCTCCATGTACATCATGTGCGAGCATCCGCAGCAGTGGGCGCTGCTGCGCGACAACCCCGACTTGGCCATGCGCGCCGTCGAGGAGAGCATGCGTCATTCACCCGCGGTCTGTAGCACGCTTCGCACCGTTACCAACGACGTCACCCTCGGCGACTACACCTTCCCGGCGGGAACGTTCATTCTGGTCAATACCTTTGCAGCCAATCGTGATCCGGCAATATATCCCGATCCCGGGCGATTCGACATCACCCGAGACGACCCGCCCGCGATCTTGAGCTTCGGCGGCGGCGCGCACTACTGCCTGGGGGCGAATCTGGCCCGGCTCGAGTTGGCCGATGCCCTGGCAATACTCGCCCGCCGGATGCCCGACGCGCGACGCGTGGGGCCCGCACCGTGGAAACCGATGCTCGGTATGAGCGGACCGACTAGCCTTCCGATTCAGTTCACCGCGGGTAGGTGA
- a CDS encoding dihydrodipicolinate reductase has protein sequence MTRKPLRVIQWTTGNVGKSSVRAIVTNSTLELVGCYAWSKQKVGRDVGELCGMAPLGVTATDDVGALLALKPDCVVYNPMFPSVDELVRILTAGVNVVATAGFITGHFLGDGRDRIAQACDRGGSTIFGSGINPGFIQLFAIVSAGLSDRVDKVSVMESVDTTIYNSPATEIPMGFGYPIDHPDLPAITRQGSGIFGDGVLLIAQALGVELEEVRCEAEYARTTVDLQLPGDWTIAKNCVAGIDVRWKGILYGREVIEIRGRWRKGQTLKPDWDLDMGYTVEVQGSPTIKTTLSFAPPPDFAGETLDDYISLGLTITAMPAITAIPAVVSAPPGIATYNDLPLLLPRGVLRPTSHRR, from the coding sequence TTGACGCGCAAACCGCTGCGCGTAATCCAGTGGACGACCGGCAACGTCGGCAAGAGTTCGGTACGCGCGATCGTCACCAATTCCACCCTGGAACTCGTCGGCTGTTACGCATGGTCGAAACAGAAGGTCGGTCGTGACGTAGGCGAGTTGTGCGGGATGGCGCCGCTGGGCGTGACGGCCACCGACGACGTCGGCGCGTTACTTGCACTCAAGCCGGACTGCGTGGTCTACAACCCGATGTTCCCCAGTGTCGACGAGCTGGTACGCATCCTCACCGCAGGCGTCAACGTGGTGGCGACTGCCGGATTCATCACCGGCCACTTCTTGGGGGACGGTCGCGATCGCATCGCGCAGGCATGCGATCGGGGCGGCTCGACGATCTTCGGCAGCGGCATCAACCCGGGTTTCATCCAGCTTTTCGCCATCGTGTCAGCAGGGCTTTCCGATCGAGTCGACAAGGTGTCGGTGATGGAGTCCGTCGATACGACGATCTACAACTCGCCGGCCACCGAAATCCCCATGGGCTTCGGGTATCCCATCGACCACCCGGACCTCCCCGCGATAACGCGGCAGGGCTCCGGCATTTTCGGTGACGGCGTCTTACTGATTGCCCAGGCTCTCGGCGTAGAGCTGGAAGAGGTCCGCTGCGAGGCAGAGTACGCCAGGACCACGGTGGATCTGCAATTGCCAGGGGACTGGACAATCGCGAAAAATTGCGTCGCCGGCATCGATGTCCGGTGGAAGGGAATTCTATACGGCCGGGAAGTGATCGAAATCCGCGGACGCTGGCGCAAAGGCCAAACACTGAAACCGGATTGGGATCTCGACATGGGCTACACCGTTGAGGTGCAAGGTAGCCCGACGATCAAGACGACGCTGAGTTTCGCCCCGCCGCCAGACTTTGCGGGTGAAACGTTGGATGACTACATCAGTCTCGGTCTCACGATCACTGCCATGCCCGCAATCACGGCGATCCCTGCCGTCGTCTCAGCGCCACCGGGCATCGCCACCTACAACGACCTACCGCTGCTGCTTCCGCGTGGAGTGCTGCGACCAACTTCGCACCGGAGGTAG
- a CDS encoding CbbQ/NirQ/NorQ/GpvN family protein has product MTTDLYIANGNEVQLFEHAYHRRIPVMLTGPTGCGKTRLVEHIGLLLERPVITISCHDDLTSSDLVGRFMVTGGDVVWTDGPLTKAVKTGAICYLDEVVEARHDSLAILHSLTDHRRVLYLDRAGEVVTAPDSFMLVCSYNPAYRSSLKELKPSFRQRFATLPMQYLPPEREAQVVVSEAGVDATVASRLVQCANAIRTADDVFHFEPPSTRALVTAAQLIAAGASEMEAAEACILAPLTSDGAVHDGLREVAAASLLATQ; this is encoded by the coding sequence ATGACGACCGACCTTTACATCGCCAACGGCAACGAAGTTCAGCTGTTCGAGCACGCCTACCACCGACGCATTCCGGTGATGCTCACCGGGCCCACAGGGTGCGGCAAGACTCGGCTCGTCGAACACATTGGTTTGCTTCTGGAACGACCCGTCATCACGATCAGCTGTCATGACGACCTGACCAGCTCGGACCTGGTCGGACGGTTCATGGTGACCGGCGGCGACGTGGTATGGACAGACGGTCCGCTGACCAAAGCGGTCAAAACCGGGGCGATCTGCTATCTGGACGAGGTCGTGGAGGCACGTCATGACTCACTGGCGATCCTGCACTCGTTGACCGACCACCGGCGAGTTCTCTACCTGGATCGCGCGGGAGAGGTTGTCACAGCGCCTGATTCGTTCATGCTGGTATGTTCCTACAACCCGGCATATCGAAGCTCACTCAAGGAGCTCAAGCCCTCGTTCCGGCAGCGGTTCGCCACCCTACCGATGCAGTATTTGCCACCCGAGCGGGAGGCTCAGGTGGTCGTGAGCGAAGCAGGCGTCGATGCAACGGTTGCTTCCCGCCTTGTCCAGTGCGCCAACGCAATCCGCACCGCCGATGACGTGTTCCACTTCGAGCCGCCCTCGACACGGGCGCTCGTCACAGCCGCGCAGCTGATCGCGGCGGGGGCATCCGAAATGGAGGCAGCCGAAGCCTGCATCCTTGCGCCCCTGACATCCGACGGTGCGGTCCACGACGGGCTTCGTGAGGTAGCGGCCGCGAGCCTGCTCGCCACTCAGTAG
- a CDS encoding nitric oxide reductase activation protein NorD encodes MAELSDTSPLLLERSCALTAVALSGRHRQGARLITGLQRGFGLSASLSIVLVPYPAPHYWTRRTLTCGVALQCSPSKDRLAQYRLTELSPRELCALTLVEAGVALGWVTREWPGLLPEMHRVLPDLATADPDMDATSMLDRAIELARTPETLLPHPLLGSLPSAFSVPRGLISTIRRFGRMPWTSTQQRRPRPYSVPVGGDGGVRNPNLPPPSRPEDNDSDFTPNRRQGVPYPEWNQWTNSFLPDHVAVVEHRRQRHSPESRVSSTPLQKWFEEHTHRAMVGPLEDGSELDVDSYVSHHLDVLTGAAKEPRVFRALLPSGRDVTTALLLDASSSLGVHGGRIFRLELACADALSRAMTQARERHGIFTFTGNTRHHVEVHCLKDFDDRRFVAPGELGLATGGYTRLGAPVRHLTSRLLRQPSERRLLLVIGDGLMSDEGYEGRYAWADVAHAVEEANEAGVSVYYLGVGPTRVDPLPEVFGPRRSQRIRRVEELPRVLAHVHRELVAA; translated from the coding sequence TTGGCTGAGCTGTCAGACACGTCGCCGTTGCTGCTTGAACGCAGCTGCGCCTTGACGGCGGTCGCGTTGAGTGGTCGCCATCGGCAAGGTGCGCGTCTGATCACGGGTCTCCAGCGCGGTTTTGGCTTGAGTGCGAGCCTTTCGATCGTGCTTGTTCCGTATCCCGCGCCGCACTATTGGACGCGTCGCACTCTGACATGCGGTGTGGCGCTGCAGTGCTCACCGTCCAAAGACCGCCTTGCCCAATACCGCTTGACGGAACTGTCACCTCGCGAGCTTTGCGCACTGACCCTCGTCGAAGCCGGCGTGGCCCTGGGCTGGGTAACCCGGGAGTGGCCCGGTCTGTTGCCGGAGATGCACCGGGTACTGCCCGACTTGGCTACCGCCGACCCAGACATGGATGCCACGTCAATGCTCGACCGGGCAATCGAATTGGCCCGGACACCGGAAACGTTGCTACCGCATCCGCTACTGGGTAGCCTGCCGTCGGCATTTTCGGTGCCTCGCGGACTGATCAGCACCATTCGCCGTTTCGGCAGGATGCCCTGGACCAGCACACAGCAGCGCCGCCCCCGGCCGTACTCCGTGCCCGTCGGCGGAGACGGTGGCGTGCGCAATCCCAACCTGCCGCCGCCGAGCAGACCTGAAGACAACGATTCGGACTTCACCCCCAACCGTCGGCAAGGGGTTCCCTACCCAGAATGGAACCAGTGGACCAACAGCTTCCTGCCCGACCATGTGGCGGTCGTGGAACACCGGCGACAGCGGCACAGCCCCGAGTCTCGAGTCAGCTCAACACCGTTGCAGAAATGGTTCGAAGAGCACACCCATCGGGCCATGGTCGGTCCTCTCGAAGACGGCTCCGAGCTGGACGTCGACTCCTACGTCAGCCATCACCTCGACGTGTTGACCGGTGCGGCGAAAGAACCGCGCGTCTTCCGGGCACTACTACCGAGCGGGCGTGATGTGACGACGGCGCTGCTGCTGGATGCCAGTTCATCGCTGGGGGTACACGGTGGCCGGATCTTCCGCCTGGAATTGGCTTGCGCCGATGCGCTGTCGCGCGCGATGACACAGGCACGGGAACGACACGGGATTTTCACGTTCACCGGAAACACCCGCCACCACGTCGAGGTGCACTGTCTGAAGGACTTCGACGACCGGCGCTTCGTTGCCCCCGGCGAGCTGGGCCTGGCGACGGGCGGCTACACGAGGCTGGGTGCGCCGGTGCGCCATCTGACGAGCCGCCTGCTGCGGCAGCCATCAGAGCGCCGATTGCTCCTGGTGATCGGTGATGGCTTGATGTCGGATGAGGGCTACGAAGGCCGTTACGCGTGGGCCGACGTAGCGCACGCCGTCGAAGAAGCCAACGAGGCGGGTGTTTCGGTGTACTACCTCGGTGTAGGCCCGACCCGGGTCGACCCGCTGCCCGAGGTCTTCGGGCCGCGCCGCTCCCAACGGATTCGACGCGTCGAGGAGCTTCCGCGTGTCCTCGCGCACGTGCACCGGGAACTGGTTGCCGCATGA